One Nocardioidaceae bacterium SCSIO 66511 genomic window carries:
- a CDS encoding alpha/beta hydrolase, whose translation MTTHTLELPGVDLVYDVDGPLPTADGRPPLLMIAQPMDSGGFSALAAQFPDRTVVRYDPRGLGRSIRKDGRLDQVPQTQAADVHALIEALDAGPVELFASSGGAVTALVLVAQYPDDVTMLVAHEPPLISLLEDADAAHRARRDVRDAYESGGWGAGMAAFTAMTSWQGEFTDAFFGQEQPDPAAFGLPTDDDGTRDDPLLSERSWAVSDQRLDTEALLATPTRIVVGVAEESGAALTGRTTVATAELLGRQAVVFPSHHGGFMDGEFGYAGQPEAFARKLREVLDDPS comes from the coding sequence ATGACCACACATACTCTCGAGCTGCCCGGAGTCGACCTCGTCTACGACGTCGACGGACCCTTGCCGACAGCGGATGGTCGCCCGCCGCTGCTGATGATCGCCCAGCCGATGGACTCCGGTGGTTTCAGCGCATTGGCCGCGCAGTTCCCGGACCGCACGGTGGTGAGGTACGACCCGCGCGGTCTCGGTCGCAGCATTCGCAAGGACGGCCGGCTGGACCAGGTGCCGCAGACTCAGGCAGCCGATGTGCATGCGTTGATCGAAGCGCTCGACGCCGGGCCCGTCGAGCTGTTCGCCAGCAGCGGCGGTGCGGTGACTGCGCTGGTGCTCGTCGCGCAGTACCCCGACGATGTGACCATGCTCGTTGCGCACGAACCCCCGCTGATCTCACTGCTCGAGGATGCCGACGCCGCACATCGTGCGAGGCGCGACGTACGTGACGCGTACGAAAGCGGCGGCTGGGGTGCGGGCATGGCGGCGTTCACGGCCATGACGTCCTGGCAGGGTGAGTTCACCGACGCCTTCTTCGGGCAAGAGCAACCGGATCCTGCGGCATTCGGGTTACCGACCGATGACGATGGAACTCGCGATGATCCGTTGCTCTCTGAGCGTTCGTGGGCGGTTTCTGATCAACGTCTCGACACCGAAGCGCTCCTCGCGACGCCGACCAGGATCGTGGTCGGCGTCGCTGAGGAGTCGGGTGCGGCGTTGACCGGGCGTACGACGGTGGCCACCGCTGAGCTTCTCGGGCGACAGGCGGTTGTGTTCCCGAGCCACCACGGCGGTTTCATGGACGGCGAGTTCGGCTACGCCGGCCAGCCCGAGGCATTCGCGCGGAAGCTTCGTGAGGTGCTCGACGATCCGTCCTGA
- a CDS encoding pyridoxamine 5'-phosphate oxidase family protein, with the protein MLTGNDTSTQRESLDPRTHRERIAAAQDRLEHEYQMWLSTAGSAGPHLIPVAFVIDGDSVVTATGEGSKTVRNLNETGKARIALGTTSDVVMVDVTLGGLVTVRDVAIDVADRFAAVSHDPRRLSGYVYLRLLPRRVQVWNGFHEFQGRTVMLEGNWLSSPVD; encoded by the coding sequence ATGCTTACGGGTAACGACACGAGTACGCAGCGCGAGTCACTGGATCCGCGGACCCATCGCGAACGCATTGCCGCCGCACAGGACCGTTTGGAGCACGAGTACCAGATGTGGCTGTCGACGGCGGGAAGTGCCGGTCCGCATCTGATTCCGGTCGCTTTCGTGATCGATGGGGACTCGGTCGTCACGGCAACGGGCGAGGGCAGCAAGACCGTCCGGAACTTGAACGAGACCGGGAAGGCACGGATTGCACTGGGAACCACCTCCGATGTGGTGATGGTCGACGTCACGCTCGGCGGCCTCGTGACCGTCCGCGACGTTGCCATCGATGTGGCCGACCGCTTCGCCGCTGTCTCCCATGACCCACGACGGTTGTCGGGTTATGTGTACCTACGCCTACTTCCTCGGCGCGTCCAGGTATGGAACGGGTTCCACGAGTTCCAAGGCCGAACAGTGATGCTGGAGGGCAACTGGCTGTCGTCTCCAGTCGACTGA
- a CDS encoding SDR family oxidoreductase, protein MARPLTLITGGTRGIGAATALHLAEAGHDLVLGYVRDHSAANDVAARVRDVGVDCLTVSADLVAADGIDTLFAKAADAGVLTGVVNNAGATLYIGPLADTPPDIVRRTVDLNLTSALLVARAGVRAMSTAYGGQGGVLVNVSSGAATIGSPGEYVQYAAAKAGVDAMTLGLAQEVAADGVRVVGVAPGIVRTDIHADAGEPDRIARVGPKVPLGRAGEPGEIAEAIGWLLSDAASYVTGTTLRVAGGR, encoded by the coding sequence ATGGCCCGACCGCTCACCTTGATCACCGGCGGCACCCGCGGCATCGGCGCTGCGACTGCCTTGCACCTCGCCGAAGCCGGACACGATCTCGTACTCGGTTATGTCCGCGACCACTCCGCCGCCAACGACGTTGCCGCGCGAGTACGCGACGTCGGTGTCGACTGCCTCACGGTGAGTGCCGACCTCGTTGCCGCTGACGGCATCGACACGCTGTTCGCGAAGGCCGCCGATGCCGGAGTGCTCACCGGCGTGGTCAACAACGCCGGCGCGACGCTGTACATCGGCCCGCTCGCGGATACCCCTCCCGACATCGTGCGTCGCACGGTGGACCTGAACCTCACGTCCGCGCTGCTCGTCGCTCGTGCAGGCGTACGCGCGATGTCGACCGCGTACGGCGGCCAGGGCGGTGTGCTCGTCAACGTCTCCTCGGGCGCGGCCACTATCGGCTCGCCGGGCGAGTATGTGCAGTACGCAGCCGCCAAAGCCGGCGTCGATGCGATGACTCTCGGCCTCGCCCAGGAGGTCGCCGCCGACGGTGTACGTGTCGTCGGCGTGGCGCCGGGCATCGTACGCACCGACATCCACGCCGATGCCGGCGAACCGGACCGCATAGCCCGCGTCGGTCCGAAGGTGCCGCTCGGCCGCGCCGGTGAGCCGGGCGAGATCGCCGAGGCGATCGGCTGGCTGCTCAGCGACGCTGCTTCGTACGTCACAGGTACGACGCTGCGAGTAGCCGGCGGCCGCTGA
- a CDS encoding MMPL family transporter: MTLTETDRDKNTRPPVRGGVFVRIGGFAYRRKWIALILWVAVLAGVWGAATAAGDAYSNDNSLPGTESQAAADLLDAHGAGHAADTLEIVVHDEDGLDGVQERIEPMLQEVADLPNVDSVQSLYDNPAAIADDGTIGFATVTLEVPSEDMPLEDTERILDTAQEIDGDGLQVELGGDASRLLAEGSTSAAEGVGIIAALVILVLMFGTFIAAGLPIAIALFAVGSTVGIIILASHIFTIASWTPPVMFLVGLGVGIDYALLIFARYRSELVRGEDSERAAITAMDAAGRSVFFAGCTVILALLGLTALGLGAIQGMALSVALTVLMTMVAALTLLPALMGIFGNRFARQFAKRAEKRKAKNKGADGDGWRRLATTVQKRPLAALIAAAIVLGALAFPALSIRLGFNDAGNDPADSTSRQAYDLLSDGFGPGFNGPLLVATDGGDGSADEAATAAAQALGETDGVAAAADPMPTPDGEAATVMVFPESSPQDEQTQDLVGTLRDDVLPEVSADTGAEYLVGGATAASEDYAGKLGERMPLFMAIVVGLSVILLMAVFRSVLIPLKAAILNLLSIGAALGAMKLVFQDGMLGFEGGPIEAYVPVMIFAIVFGLSMDYEIFLISRMHEEWTNDKSHDPSHAVREGLAHTGAVITAAGSIMVVIFAAFVLSDQRLLQQTGFAFAVAIFVDAVIIRCLVVPAAMELMGRRAWWLPAPLARVLPKVELERH, translated from the coding sequence ATGACACTCACCGAGACAGACCGAGACAAGAACACCAGACCGCCAGTACGAGGAGGCGTGTTCGTCCGCATCGGCGGCTTTGCCTACCGCCGCAAATGGATCGCTTTGATCCTCTGGGTTGCCGTTCTCGCCGGGGTCTGGGGCGCGGCGACGGCGGCGGGCGACGCGTACAGCAATGACAACTCCCTACCGGGAACCGAATCGCAGGCGGCGGCAGACCTGCTGGATGCGCACGGCGCCGGGCATGCCGCAGACACCCTCGAGATCGTCGTGCACGACGAGGACGGGCTGGACGGCGTACAAGAACGCATCGAACCCATGCTCCAGGAGGTCGCGGACCTCCCGAACGTCGACAGCGTCCAGAGCCTGTACGACAATCCGGCCGCCATCGCGGACGACGGCACGATCGGGTTCGCGACCGTGACACTCGAGGTGCCATCCGAGGACATGCCGCTCGAGGACACCGAACGCATCCTCGATACCGCGCAGGAGATCGACGGCGACGGCCTGCAGGTGGAGCTCGGCGGAGATGCATCCCGGCTATTGGCTGAGGGCAGCACCAGTGCCGCGGAAGGCGTGGGAATCATTGCCGCGCTGGTGATCCTCGTCTTGATGTTCGGCACGTTCATCGCCGCCGGTCTGCCGATCGCGATCGCCCTTTTCGCCGTCGGATCGACGGTCGGCATCATCATCCTGGCGTCACACATCTTCACCATCGCGTCCTGGACGCCACCGGTCATGTTCCTGGTCGGCCTCGGCGTCGGCATCGACTACGCATTACTGATCTTTGCCCGTTACCGCAGCGAGCTCGTACGCGGTGAGGACTCCGAACGCGCCGCGATCACCGCTATGGATGCCGCCGGTCGTTCGGTCTTCTTTGCCGGTTGCACAGTGATCCTGGCGCTGCTCGGCCTCACCGCGCTCGGGCTCGGCGCGATCCAGGGCATGGCACTGTCGGTCGCGCTCACGGTACTGATGACGATGGTGGCCGCGCTGACGCTACTCCCCGCGCTGATGGGCATTTTCGGTAATCGTTTCGCCCGGCAGTTCGCGAAGCGGGCGGAGAAGCGCAAAGCCAAGAACAAGGGTGCGGACGGCGACGGCTGGCGGCGTCTCGCAACCACAGTGCAGAAGCGCCCGCTGGCCGCACTCATCGCGGCGGCGATAGTCCTCGGCGCACTCGCCTTCCCCGCGCTGAGTATCCGCCTCGGCTTCAATGATGCGGGCAACGATCCGGCAGACAGCACCAGCCGGCAGGCGTACGACCTGCTCTCCGACGGGTTCGGGCCCGGTTTCAACGGTCCGTTGCTCGTCGCCACCGACGGTGGCGACGGCAGCGCCGACGAGGCGGCGACCGCTGCGGCGCAGGCGCTGGGCGAGACCGACGGCGTCGCAGCCGCAGCGGACCCGATGCCGACACCGGACGGCGAAGCCGCGACGGTCATGGTCTTCCCCGAATCATCCCCACAGGACGAACAGACCCAGGATCTCGTCGGCACGTTGCGCGACGACGTCCTGCCGGAAGTGTCAGCCGACACCGGTGCGGAGTACCTCGTCGGCGGCGCCACCGCCGCGTCGGAGGACTACGCAGGCAAGCTCGGCGAACGAATGCCGCTGTTCATGGCGATCGTCGTTGGACTCTCCGTCATCCTGCTGATGGCGGTGTTCCGGTCGGTCCTCATTCCGCTGAAGGCTGCGATCCTGAACCTGCTCAGCATCGGCGCCGCGCTCGGCGCGATGAAACTGGTCTTCCAGGACGGGATGCTCGGATTCGAAGGCGGACCGATCGAGGCGTACGTACCGGTGATGATCTTCGCCATCGTCTTCGGGCTCTCCATGGACTATGAGATCTTCCTGATCTCCCGGATGCACGAGGAATGGACGAACGACAAGAGCCACGATCCCTCGCACGCGGTACGTGAGGGCCTCGCCCACACGGGCGCGGTGATCACCGCGGCGGGGTCGATCATGGTCGTGATCTTCGCGGCCTTCGTCCTCAGCGACCAACGGCTACTGCAGCAGACGGGCTTCGCCTTCGCAGTCGCGATCTTCGTCGACGCAGTGATCATTCGATGTCTAGTCGTCCCCGCGGCGATGGAGCTGATGGGTCGCCGCGCCTGGTGGCTACCGGCGCCGCTCGCCCGGGTGTTGCCGAAGGTGGAGCTGGAGCGACACTGA
- a CDS encoding HNH endonuclease — protein sequence MFEPQTYTRLHEQARQAADASELIGLATDEQLCQSLRDLQAALDLLDGVRASLFAQLKESEAHKSDGASTVAGWARQELRMGLGESRRHTKAGQTLKTLPKVADALRAGTIRAAHVDEFTVGVTKVGADIMTDLQDVLLPIAKTCEPRDLRVAINELNDIVNCEERDKAYQRGMNKRDIRVDKCGDGYYVSGMLDPVTGAKFARWAKTVSMPEYDGDDRAPSDRRVDGLGRMLDDQSTPPPPEQQPSDEQPEQEPSKPRRRADTTLLVLADLETLLRLPGARPATLVGFGPIGPQLLGYLTCGADTSGILTHGTTNGPTPQANVLNVGRTSRLATAAQRKAITARQDGICANPGCGSTFLEFHHVNWWNRDGGRTDLSNLVGICGGCHQLVHQNRLIIRHDGSGGFTFHRSTGAVIDDHTRITKQRVRDLIANIRHAAAETGDERRRPPDRQHQRHRRHGRLHDLPGRTYTITHLNLCDLTPPRT from the coding sequence ATGTTCGAGCCGCAGACCTACACCCGCCTCCACGAGCAGGCGCGGCAGGCTGCGGACGCTTCCGAGCTCATTGGCCTCGCGACCGATGAGCAGCTGTGCCAGTCGTTGCGTGACCTGCAAGCGGCGTTGGATTTGCTCGACGGGGTACGCGCCTCCCTGTTCGCGCAGCTGAAAGAGTCTGAGGCCCACAAGTCCGACGGTGCGTCCACGGTCGCTGGGTGGGCTCGCCAAGAGTTGCGCATGGGATTGGGTGAGTCGCGGCGGCACACCAAAGCCGGACAGACCCTCAAGACGTTGCCGAAAGTCGCCGACGCGCTACGGGCCGGGACGATCCGGGCGGCGCATGTCGACGAGTTCACCGTCGGTGTCACCAAGGTCGGCGCCGACATCATGACCGACCTGCAAGACGTCCTCCTCCCGATCGCCAAAACATGTGAGCCCCGGGATCTGCGGGTCGCGATCAACGAGCTCAACGACATCGTGAACTGTGAAGAACGCGATAAGGCGTACCAGCGAGGCATGAACAAACGCGACATCCGGGTCGACAAATGTGGTGACGGGTACTACGTGTCCGGGATGCTCGACCCCGTCACCGGCGCAAAGTTCGCCCGATGGGCCAAAACCGTGTCAATGCCTGAGTACGACGGCGACGACCGCGCACCGTCCGACCGGAGGGTCGACGGACTCGGACGGATGCTCGACGACCAAAGCACCCCACCCCCGCCCGAACAGCAGCCCTCAGACGAACAACCCGAGCAGGAGCCGTCGAAACCGCGCCGCCGTGCCGACACCACCCTGCTCGTCCTCGCCGACCTCGAAACCCTCCTGCGCCTCCCCGGCGCCCGTCCGGCCACCCTCGTCGGGTTCGGACCCATCGGCCCCCAACTGCTGGGCTACCTGACCTGCGGCGCCGACACGTCAGGCATCCTCACCCACGGCACAACGAACGGCCCGACACCGCAGGCCAACGTCCTCAACGTCGGCCGCACCAGCCGCCTCGCCACCGCCGCACAACGCAAAGCGATCACCGCCCGCCAAGACGGCATCTGCGCCAACCCCGGCTGCGGCTCCACCTTCCTGGAGTTCCACCACGTCAACTGGTGGAACCGCGACGGCGGGCGTACGGACCTGTCGAATTTGGTCGGGATCTGCGGCGGCTGCCACCAACTCGTCCACCAAAACCGGCTGATCATCCGGCACGACGGGTCCGGCGGCTTCACCTTCCACCGCTCCACCGGCGCCGTCATCGACGACCACACCCGGATCACGAAACAACGCGTCCGCGACCTCATCGCCAACATCCGCCACGCGGCTGCTGAAACCGGCGACGAGAGACGACGGCCACCCGACCGACAACACCAGCGGCACCGACGGCACGGCCGACTCCACGACCTCCCCGGCCGCACCTACACGATCACCCACCTCAACCTCTGCGACCTCACCCCACCCCGCACCTGA
- a CDS encoding methyltransferase domain-containing protein produces MDREHILGTSTDLRAERRALVQKLFDPVSTLLLGEAGVRSGWRCLELGAAGGSITRWFADRSGPAGRVVAVDLEPNHLAAPPGVEVHRHDIGTGLPVDSAFDIIHASNVLGQLPRREHVFDSLVTTLAPGGWLLLGDISGQPLRVLSAPSADDADLSDRVVRACRRATTETTGVSWDWAQRVERHMAAAQLVDIRGFEYAPMLVGSGAVAALADTYVRSVEPAIARHGISPDELERFHSLMHDPSFRAWPFFRLVLTVGRKAC; encoded by the coding sequence ATGGATCGCGAACACATTCTCGGTACTTCGACCGATCTCCGCGCGGAGCGCCGCGCCCTCGTACAGAAGCTTTTCGACCCGGTCTCGACTCTCTTGCTCGGTGAAGCCGGTGTGCGATCGGGCTGGCGTTGCCTCGAACTCGGCGCGGCCGGCGGCTCGATCACGCGCTGGTTTGCCGACAGAAGCGGGCCGGCCGGACGCGTCGTCGCCGTCGACCTCGAACCGAACCATCTTGCCGCCCCGCCCGGTGTCGAGGTTCACCGTCACGACATCGGCACCGGCCTTCCGGTGGACAGCGCGTTCGACATCATCCATGCGAGCAACGTGCTAGGTCAGCTGCCCCGACGAGAGCATGTCTTCGACTCTCTGGTCACCACATTGGCGCCCGGCGGTTGGCTGCTGCTCGGCGATATCAGCGGACAGCCGCTGCGAGTGCTTTCGGCGCCGAGCGCCGACGACGCAGACCTGAGCGATCGGGTCGTACGCGCATGCCGGCGAGCAACGACGGAGACGACTGGCGTCTCCTGGGACTGGGCACAGCGGGTCGAGCGGCACATGGCTGCCGCTCAACTCGTCGATATCCGCGGGTTCGAGTACGCCCCGATGCTCGTCGGCTCGGGGGCCGTTGCTGCGCTGGCCGACACCTACGTACGCAGCGTCGAGCCGGCGATCGCCCGGCACGGCATCTCGCCGGATGAGCTCGAGCGTTTCCACTCGCTCATGCATGACCCGAGCTTCCGTGCTTGGCCGTTCTTCCGGCTGGTGCTCACCGTTGGGCGTAAGGCCTGCTGA
- a CDS encoding NB-ARC domain-containing protein translates to MPLTIPAPKQKRLLAVLLASGTEWVTTDRLIDVLWSGEPPRSARSNLHVYVYRLRGVLGEDRIEHRDGGYRLAVDPEETDAGRFELLAASGSYHEALALWRGEPYVGVTDMEVVREEAARLDELRLNTLEARIDDDLRHGLHTELVAELTNIVTQHPLRERFSGQLMLALYRAGRASHALEVYSSLRTQLVEELGTEPGKPLRELQQAILAEDPELEGTPKPNAPTHTVPAELPPAIGSFSGRNNELERVGAMLTDAREPSVPVVAIAGPGGIGKSALAVQAAHTVADAFPDGQLYVNLQGATPGMRPLQSREVLERLLRSLGDADFDAPRDVDEASARLRTLTADRKILVVLDDVVDSAQVRPLLPGGKGCGVLVTSRSVLASLDGAVTHQLDALDDAEATDLLGRVMGVDRLHAEPEAAQELAALCDRLPLALCIAGAKLNRRPNWPIAELVRRLADEQRRLDELELPDRAVRASFTVSITDVGPDAARMFRLLGLLAGPDFGVPVAAALAEVADVEAERLLDELVDAQLADSRTPGRFRLHDLLRLFARDQAYAVESESDREGAVRRTLHCYLATARTAELIQTPDTWRDRFLPDELAHEGQRLQNEAEIGAWLSAELPNLLASARQGSTLPTDGNRLAAAFAVMLFTPMNTRGRWYELRELIELGLEALGDNPLTDHHALLLNDLGWINALVGDPGQAPAHLDRALAHWRATGNRRGEATTLRVLARSFGERGRAEDAIDHARAALALFNELGVQHGQVDCLITIGLQAARLERFDEAITAHIDGIKIAEDIGDRWLQGVLHGNVADLYRRSGDRHLAITEFEKALHLDHTSGNAETYFEAEHLWGLGRALHEVGDTDSARRCWDRSARILRGLRLIGTDELTALLTTPHPETPEVIARQI, encoded by the coding sequence GTGCCCTTGACCATCCCTGCGCCGAAGCAGAAGCGGCTGCTCGCTGTGCTGCTCGCGAGCGGCACAGAATGGGTGACGACCGACCGGTTGATAGACGTGCTCTGGTCGGGCGAGCCGCCGCGGTCCGCGCGGTCGAACCTGCATGTGTACGTCTATCGGCTGCGCGGCGTACTCGGCGAGGATCGAATCGAACACCGCGACGGCGGATACCGCCTCGCCGTTGATCCGGAGGAGACCGACGCTGGCCGCTTCGAGCTGCTTGCCGCGTCGGGGTCGTACCACGAAGCGTTGGCGCTCTGGCGGGGTGAGCCCTACGTCGGCGTAACGGATATGGAGGTCGTACGCGAGGAGGCGGCGCGACTCGACGAGCTGCGTTTGAACACCCTCGAGGCACGTATCGACGACGACCTACGCCACGGGCTACACACGGAGCTGGTCGCCGAGCTCACCAACATCGTCACGCAGCACCCACTTCGCGAGCGCTTCTCCGGCCAGCTGATGCTCGCGTTGTATCGCGCCGGGCGCGCGTCCCATGCGCTCGAGGTGTACAGCTCCCTTCGTACGCAGCTGGTCGAGGAGCTCGGTACGGAGCCGGGGAAACCGCTACGTGAGCTCCAGCAGGCGATCCTCGCCGAGGACCCCGAGCTCGAGGGCACGCCGAAACCCAATGCTCCGACACACACCGTCCCGGCCGAGCTGCCGCCGGCAATCGGCAGCTTCTCGGGCCGCAACAACGAGCTCGAACGCGTCGGAGCGATGCTGACGGACGCACGCGAACCCTCGGTGCCAGTCGTCGCAATCGCCGGCCCCGGCGGTATCGGCAAGTCGGCGCTCGCCGTACAAGCCGCACACACGGTCGCGGATGCCTTTCCCGACGGCCAGCTCTACGTGAACCTCCAGGGCGCCACCCCCGGTATGCGCCCGTTGCAGTCGCGCGAGGTCCTGGAGCGCCTGCTTCGCTCGCTCGGTGACGCCGACTTCGACGCACCGCGTGACGTCGACGAGGCATCCGCACGGTTGCGTACCCTCACCGCCGACCGGAAGATCCTGGTCGTACTCGACGACGTCGTCGACAGCGCCCAGGTACGCCCGCTGCTGCCGGGTGGCAAGGGTTGTGGGGTTCTGGTGACGAGCCGCAGCGTATTGGCCTCGCTCGACGGCGCCGTGACCCACCAGCTCGACGCGCTCGACGACGCTGAGGCTACCGACCTGCTCGGCAGGGTCATGGGCGTCGACCGGCTCCACGCCGAGCCCGAGGCCGCCCAGGAGCTCGCCGCGTTGTGCGACCGGTTGCCGCTCGCATTGTGCATCGCGGGCGCGAAGCTGAACCGGCGGCCGAACTGGCCGATCGCCGAACTCGTCCGCCGCCTCGCCGACGAGCAGCGCCGGCTCGACGAACTCGAGCTCCCAGACCGGGCCGTACGCGCGTCGTTCACCGTCAGCATCACCGATGTCGGACCCGATGCGGCACGGATGTTCCGGCTGCTCGGACTGCTCGCCGGCCCTGATTTCGGCGTACCGGTGGCGGCGGCGCTTGCAGAGGTCGCCGATGTCGAAGCCGAACGACTCCTCGACGAGCTCGTCGATGCCCAGCTCGCCGATTCCCGTACGCCGGGCAGGTTTCGGCTGCACGACCTGCTCCGGCTGTTCGCGCGCGATCAGGCGTACGCCGTGGAGTCGGAAAGCGACCGCGAAGGAGCAGTGCGCCGGACCCTGCACTGCTACCTCGCTACCGCGCGTACAGCCGAGCTGATCCAGACTCCGGACACCTGGCGCGACCGCTTTCTGCCCGATGAACTCGCGCACGAGGGGCAGCGCCTCCAGAACGAGGCCGAGATCGGTGCTTGGCTGTCGGCCGAGCTACCGAACCTGTTGGCGTCCGCGCGCCAGGGCTCCACACTTCCGACCGACGGCAACCGTCTCGCGGCGGCCTTCGCGGTCATGCTGTTCACGCCGATGAACACCCGCGGCCGATGGTACGAGCTGCGGGAGCTGATCGAGCTGGGTCTCGAGGCGCTGGGTGACAACCCGCTCACCGACCATCATGCGCTGCTCCTCAACGACCTCGGATGGATCAACGCACTGGTCGGCGACCCGGGCCAAGCCCCGGCGCATCTGGATCGAGCGCTCGCACATTGGCGCGCCACCGGAAACCGCCGGGGCGAGGCGACGACCCTGCGCGTACTCGCCCGTTCGTTCGGCGAGCGCGGCCGCGCCGAGGACGCCATTGACCACGCCCGAGCGGCACTGGCGCTCTTCAACGAGCTGGGCGTCCAGCACGGTCAGGTCGACTGCCTCATCACGATCGGGTTGCAGGCCGCGAGGCTGGAACGCTTCGACGAGGCCATCACGGCGCATATCGACGGCATCAAGATCGCCGAGGACATCGGCGACCGATGGCTTCAGGGCGTACTCCACGGCAACGTCGCAGACCTGTACCGGCGGTCCGGCGATCGCCACCTCGCCATCACCGAGTTCGAGAAGGCGCTGCACCTGGATCACACGTCGGGCAACGCCGAGACCTACTTCGAGGCCGAGCATCTCTGGGGCCTCGGTCGAGCACTGCATGAGGTCGGCGACACCGACAGCGCCCGCCGCTGCTGGGACCGGTCAGCACGCATCTTGCGCGGACTCCGCCTGATCGGCACGGACGAGCTCACGGCGCTGCTCACGACACCGCACCCGGAAACGCCCGAGGTCATCGCCCGCCAGATCTGA
- a CDS encoding arsenate reductase, whose amino-acid sequence MTDVTLFHNPRCSTSRHAYDELADADVEVVEYLKTPLDRTQLLALIDKLEDPPADLVRKDAYFKKQGLDTDDYTSPNAVADLLVEHPRLMERPVIVRGERAIIGRPKHRVTEFMSS is encoded by the coding sequence ATGACGGATGTGACCCTGTTCCACAACCCCCGATGCTCGACCTCCCGACATGCGTACGACGAGCTCGCAGACGCAGACGTCGAGGTCGTCGAATACCTCAAGACACCGCTCGACCGCACCCAACTACTCGCCCTGATCGACAAACTCGAGGACCCGCCGGCCGATCTGGTGCGCAAGGACGCATACTTCAAGAAACAGGGCCTCGACACAGACGACTACACCTCCCCGAACGCGGTCGCCGACCTCCTCGTCGAACACCCGCGACTGATGGAGCGTCCGGTGATCGTACGTGGCGAGCGTGCGATCATCGGGCGGCCGAAGCATCGCGTTACGGAGTTCATGTCTTCGTAG
- a CDS encoding winged helix DNA-binding domain-containing protein, with product MAVHELTRRQARRIAVRAQLLDAERPADLIDVVRRLSLLQLDQTAAVAPNADLVAWSRLGSSYAPAELQRLLADGTFVEFRGRVRLGEDLALYRAEMAAWPGSGDVAEYLLAQRDWIEDNAACRQDIIARLELSGPLTSRELPDSCVVPWRSSGWNNNRNVVRMLDLMEQRGEVAVAGHRGRDRLWDVPARVHLDDSVVPIDEAQHLRAVRRLRSLGIARPKGPEFPVEPNDVGQVGELAVVEGVRGTWRVDPSQLDRPFSGRTALLSPLDRLVFDRKRMADIFDFDYQLEMYKPAAKRRWGYFALPILYRDRLVGKVDATADRKGGVLRVDAVHRDVEFSKTMASAVDAEIHDLAEWLQLDLDLPA from the coding sequence GTGGCCGTTCATGAGCTCACCCGTAGGCAGGCGCGGCGGATCGCGGTGCGTGCTCAGCTACTCGACGCAGAGCGACCGGCCGACCTCATCGACGTCGTACGTCGGCTGTCGCTGCTGCAGCTGGACCAGACGGCCGCGGTAGCACCGAACGCCGACCTCGTGGCGTGGAGCCGTCTCGGGTCTTCGTACGCCCCCGCCGAGCTGCAGCGACTGCTCGCCGACGGCACCTTCGTCGAGTTCCGAGGTCGCGTACGCCTCGGCGAGGACCTCGCGCTGTATCGCGCGGAGATGGCGGCCTGGCCGGGCAGCGGAGACGTCGCGGAGTACCTGCTGGCTCAGCGCGACTGGATCGAAGACAACGCCGCATGTCGCCAAGACATCATCGCGCGGCTCGAGTTGTCGGGGCCGCTCACGTCGCGCGAGCTGCCCGACAGCTGTGTCGTCCCGTGGCGCTCGTCCGGCTGGAACAACAACCGAAATGTCGTCCGAATGCTCGACCTGATGGAGCAACGCGGAGAAGTCGCGGTAGCCGGGCATCGAGGTCGCGATCGGTTGTGGGACGTACCGGCCCGCGTTCATCTCGACGATTCGGTCGTACCGATCGACGAAGCGCAGCACCTGCGTGCGGTACGCCGGCTTCGCTCTCTCGGGATCGCGCGACCGAAGGGGCCTGAGTTCCCCGTCGAACCGAACGACGTCGGTCAGGTCGGTGAACTCGCCGTGGTCGAAGGCGTACGCGGTACGTGGCGAGTCGACCCGAGCCAACTCGACAGACCGTTCTCGGGACGCACCGCGTTACTGTCGCCACTCGACCGGCTTGTATTCGACCGGAAGCGGATGGCCGACATCTTCGACTTCGACTACCAGCTGGAGATGTACAAACCCGCGGCGAAACGTCGCTGGGGCTACTTCGCGTTGCCGATCCTGTATCGCGACCGACTCGTCGGCAAGGTCGACGCGACCGCCGACCGCAAGGGCGGTGTTCTCCGGGTCGACGCCGTGCACCGCGACGTGGAGTTCAGCAAGACGATGGCTTCCGCCGTCGACGCCGAGATCCACGATCTGGCCGAATGGTTGCAACTCGACCTCGATCTGCCCGCCTGA